A genomic stretch from Acetobacter ascendens includes:
- a CDS encoding pyridoxal phosphate-dependent aminotransferase, with product MAYKNAAYEKSPVPPEAEQDYCAAPEPNVCFWGMGDVLVIGMKNIVSESKRTMSIVADRMNRISPSQTIVISTRARALKAEGRNIISLSAGEPDFRTPENISRAAAKAIENGQTRYTDVAGTPELRKAVAERFKLDSGLDYTPEEVIVSTGGKQIIYNAMMSTLNPGDEAIIPAPCWVSYPDIVTLAEGTPVIVPCKRENGFRITAEQLEAAITPRTKWFFLNSPCNPTGVAYSAEDLRPLCDVLLRHPHVWIFTDDIYAKLVYDGFRPATFVEVEPLLRSRTVTMNGVSKAYAMTGWRIGFSGAPVELTKAMNKLQGQSTSNTCSIAQAAAVEALTGPQDFIQEMVATYQGRRDMVVSMLNEAEGMECDMPQGAFYVFPTVEKCLGKTSPGGKKLETDEDFVTALLEEEGVAAVHGSAFMFPGHIRISYATDTDSLREACTRIQRFCKGLL from the coding sequence ATTGCGTACAAAAATGCGGCGTATGAGAAATCTCCGGTTCCGCCGGAGGCCGAACAGGATTACTGTGCCGCCCCAGAACCAAATGTCTGTTTCTGGGGCATGGGTGATGTCCTGGTTATTGGCATGAAAAACATAGTGTCGGAAAGTAAGAGAACCATGAGCATTGTTGCTGACCGCATGAATAGGATCAGCCCGAGCCAGACGATTGTCATTTCGACACGGGCCCGTGCACTTAAAGCCGAAGGCCGGAACATCATCAGCCTTTCTGCCGGTGAGCCAGATTTTCGCACGCCCGAAAACATCTCCCGCGCAGCAGCCAAGGCGATTGAAAACGGCCAGACCCGTTATACCGATGTTGCTGGCACGCCAGAACTGCGTAAGGCTGTGGCAGAGCGCTTTAAGCTTGATAGTGGCTTGGATTACACGCCAGAGGAAGTTATTGTTTCCACTGGTGGCAAGCAGATTATTTACAATGCCATGATGTCCACCCTTAATCCGGGTGACGAGGCTATTATTCCGGCACCTTGCTGGGTTTCTTACCCCGATATTGTCACGCTGGCAGAAGGTACACCTGTTATTGTGCCCTGCAAACGTGAAAATGGTTTTCGCATTACGGCAGAACAGCTGGAAGCCGCCATTACACCACGTACAAAATGGTTTTTCCTGAATTCACCCTGTAACCCAACAGGCGTGGCTTATTCAGCCGAAGATTTGCGCCCGCTGTGTGATGTTCTGCTGCGCCACCCGCATGTGTGGATCTTTACGGACGATATCTACGCCAAGCTGGTTTACGATGGTTTCCGTCCGGCTACTTTTGTGGAAGTTGAACCGCTGCTGCGTAGCCGCACCGTTACCATGAACGGTGTTTCCAAGGCGTATGCCATGACAGGCTGGCGTATTGGTTTTTCCGGTGCTCCGGTAGAACTGACAAAAGCCATGAACAAACTGCAGGGGCAGTCCACCTCCAACACCTGTTCCATCGCGCAGGCTGCTGCGGTGGAAGCGCTAACAGGCCCGCAGGACTTCATTCAGGAAATGGTTGCCACCTATCAGGGGCGGCGCGACATGGTTGTTTCCATGCTGAATGAAGCCGAAGGGATGGAATGCGACATGCCGCAGGGTGCATTCTATGTGTTCCCAACGGTGGAAAAATGTTTGGGCAAAACGTCCCCCGGCGGCAAAAAGCTGGAAACGGATGAGGATTTTGTAACAGCCCTGCTGGAAGAAGAAGGCGTTGCTGCCGTGCATGGTTCGGCCTTCATGTTCCCCGGCCATATCCGCATTTCCTATGCAACGGATACAGATAGCCTGCGCGAAGCCTGCACGCGTATTCAGCGCTTTTGCAAAGGGCTGCTGTAA
- the gluQRS gene encoding tRNA glutamyl-Q(34) synthetase GluQRS — translation MNNLLHNSQINHAGWVTRFAPSPTGFLHLGHVASAVYGWQKAQPDGEWFVRLEDIDIQRCKPEFIPAILEDLEWLGLQPARPVLRQSANMPAYEATLATLDAMGMLYPCFCTRSDIMRESAAIFSAPHTAPDGSLCYPGTCRHLSDQERRERISQGHPHVLRLDMGKALQWVHQYTYGVPLTYQDQEHGTVVCHPELFGDVVLARKDIPASYHLCVTHDDAAQGVTLVTRGEDLRPATDLHRVLQTLMGWSVPEYSFHPLLCNAEGRRLAKRDGALAVRAMREAGLSAEDVRCKAGFPHIFER, via the coding sequence ATGAACAATTTATTACATAATAGTCAAATAAACCATGCAGGATGGGTAACACGCTTTGCACCTAGCCCCACGGGCTTTTTGCATCTGGGGCATGTGGCCTCGGCTGTGTATGGATGGCAAAAAGCGCAGCCGGATGGAGAATGGTTTGTGCGGCTGGAGGATATTGATATCCAGCGCTGCAAGCCGGAATTTATACCCGCTATTCTGGAAGATCTGGAATGGTTGGGGTTACAGCCTGCGCGACCTGTTTTAAGGCAATCAGCCAATATGCCAGCATATGAGGCTACGTTGGCAACATTGGATGCAATGGGGATGCTGTATCCTTGTTTTTGCACGCGGTCTGATATTATGCGAGAAAGTGCTGCTATATTTTCGGCACCACATACAGCTCCAGATGGCAGTTTGTGTTACCCCGGAACGTGCCGCCATCTCTCAGATCAGGAAAGGCGGGAGCGTATCAGCCAAGGACATCCCCACGTGCTACGGCTGGATATGGGTAAAGCCTTACAATGGGTGCATCAATATACATATGGCGTGCCGTTAACGTATCAGGATCAAGAGCACGGGACAGTTGTGTGCCACCCTGAATTGTTTGGCGATGTGGTTCTTGCGCGTAAAGATATTCCCGCATCTTACCATCTCTGCGTTACGCATGATGATGCCGCCCAAGGTGTTACGCTGGTAACGCGTGGGGAAGATTTGCGGCCTGCAACAGACCTGCACCGGGTATTGCAAACACTTATGGGGTGGAGCGTGCCGGAATACAGTTTTCACCCCTTATTGTGTAACGCAGAAGGGCGCAGGTTGGCCAAGCGGGATGGGGCATTGGCCGTGCGCGCTATGCGTGAAGCAGGCCTTTCGGCTGAAGATGTGCGTTGCAAAGCAGGTTTCCCTCATATTTTTGAGAGATAA
- a CDS encoding IS5 family transposase (programmed frameshift), translating to MRRYSLRDDQWERIKDLLPGREGYVGGTAVNNRLFVEAVLYRYRAGIPWRDLPARFGDWKNVHRRLRRWCESGVIERIFRYLAADYDNEYMMIDSTIVRAHQHSAGALKKGARNQAIGRSRGGLTTKIHAICDALGNPVELGITPGQDADITQAEPLLENIEPDAFLADKAYDADRLIDRLIQRGITPVIPPKRNRTTRRKTDFSLYRERNLVEKFFNKLKQFRAIATRYDKLKSTFLAAVQFASIIILLN from the exons ATGCGGCGCTATAGTTTACGCGATGACCAGTGGGAGCGGATAAAGGATCTTCTTCCTGGTCGAGAAGGCTATGTCGGCGGCACTGCGGTGAACAACCGTCTGTTCGTGGAGGCGGTGCTGTATCGCTATCGCGCGGGTATTCCATGGCGCGACCTTCCTGCCCGTTTCGGTGACTGGAAAAACGTGCACCGGCGTCTGCGCCGCTGGTGTGAAAGCGGCGTCATCGAACGGATATTTCGTTATCTGGCCGCTGATTACGACAACGAATACATGATGATCGACAGCACAATTGTCCGAGCGCATCAGCATAGTGCCGGAGCTCTCAAAAAAGGGGCACGGA ATCAGGCCATCGGACGATCACGAGGCGGGCTAACTACAAAGATCCATGCCATCTGCGACGCTCTGGGCAATCCAGTGGAACTCGGCATCACACCGGGACAGGATGCCGATATCACCCAGGCAGAACCACTTCTGGAAAACATCGAACCGGATGCTTTCCTTGCTGACAAGGCGTATGACGCGGACAGGTTGATCGATCGGCTGATACAGCGCGGGATTACCCCGGTCATCCCGCCAAAACGCAACAGAACGACACGACGGAAAACCGATTTTTCTCTCTACCGCGAACGGAACCTTGTTGAGAAGTTCTTCAATAAACTCAAGCAGTTTCGCGCTATCGCAACCCGCTACGATAAACTGAAATCGACCTTCCTCGCAGCCGTGCAGTTCGCCTCAATCATCATCCTGCTTAACTGA
- a CDS encoding HNH endonuclease, protein MPDGSTLNFPALVLNADFRPLSYYPLSLWAWQDAIKAVWLDRVSVLSEYETEVHSPHHTIRLPSVIALKDYIPAARKPAFTRFNVFLRDNFSCQYCGERHPTQELTFDHVIPRCKGGKTSWENIVTACGCCNLRKGSHLPHVIGMLPRHRPERPSSWQLQENGRAFPPNYLHESWRDYLYWDTELEN, encoded by the coding sequence TTGCCTGACGGAAGTACCCTCAACTTTCCTGCATTGGTTCTAAATGCAGATTTCCGGCCACTCTCCTACTATCCTCTTTCCTTATGGGCTTGGCAGGATGCCATCAAGGCTGTTTGGCTGGATCGTGTTTCTGTGCTGAGTGAGTATGAAACAGAAGTACACTCTCCGCACCATACCATCCGTCTGCCCAGTGTAATCGCCTTAAAGGACTACATTCCTGCAGCCCGCAAACCTGCTTTTACCCGTTTTAATGTTTTCCTGCGGGATAACTTTTCCTGCCAGTATTGTGGTGAACGCCACCCCACGCAGGAACTCACGTTTGATCACGTTATCCCGCGCTGCAAAGGCGGCAAAACAAGTTGGGAAAATATTGTAACTGCGTGCGGATGCTGCAATCTGCGCAAAGGCTCTCACCTTCCGCACGTTATTGGCATGCTGCCACGGCATCGGCCAGAACGCCCCTCATCCTGGCAGTTGCAGGAAAACGGGCGTGCCTTTCCGCCTAACTATCTGCATGAGAGCTGGCGCGATTATCTGTATTGGGACACTGAACTGGAAAACTGA
- a CDS encoding heavy-metal-associated domain-containing protein, with the protein MTQTTASFMVDGMSCDGCVSAIKRALAAIDGVEATDVNLATREVKVTYDPTRAGVSSLQNAIRGAGYEVS; encoded by the coding sequence ATGACCCAAACTACAGCAAGCTTTATGGTGGATGGTATGTCATGCGATGGCTGTGTATCTGCTATTAAGCGCGCCCTTGCTGCTATTGATGGTGTGGAAGCCACAGATGTTAATCTGGCAACGCGTGAAGTGAAAGTAACGTATGATCCAACACGGGCTGGCGTTTCTTCTCTGCAGAATGCAATCCGAGGAGCAGGTTACGAAGTAAGCTAA
- the hpnR gene encoding hopanoid C-3 methylase HpnR — protein sequence MKVLAVHPSALMYTRVFLRLEPLGMELVAGAARSAGHDVQILDLQAETHEDYWKMLDEFQPDVVCYSGNYLANVPEILDLCRETRYRNPNIFQFVGGHSVSFIAKDVLELSEGTINCILKGEGDATVGLLLDAVQNGKDILEVPGVITKDGEGPPPIFVESLDEVRPARDLLRHRNKYFIGTLDPAASIEFARGCPWDCTFCSAWTFYGRSYRTASPQVIADELEEIKEPGIFIVDDVAFVHEEHGMAIANEIKKRGIKKEYYLETRADVLLRNKEVFKVWSEIGLSYIFIGMEAVDEEGLKQFRKRVSLDKNFEALEYARSLGLIVAINIIADPSWDRKRFETVRQWCLEIPDIVNISVTTPYPGTEIWHKEARRLTTRDYRLFDIQHAVLPTTLPLPEFYEELVKTQQVLNTKHMGWEALKDTAGIAARLLRNGQTNFVKMLWKFNSVFNPKLQLADHQRPARYLMPVQPDAVTKLNKKDLYVHGPGGRKTRALDDDTEKFVDTTRMGECAEADAEA from the coding sequence ATGAAAGTTCTGGCGGTTCACCCCAGCGCCCTGATGTACACGCGGGTCTTTCTCCGTCTGGAGCCTCTTGGCATGGAACTGGTTGCTGGTGCAGCTCGTAGTGCCGGCCATGATGTGCAGATCTTAGATCTTCAGGCTGAAACGCATGAAGATTACTGGAAAATGCTGGATGAGTTTCAGCCCGATGTGGTGTGTTACTCCGGCAACTATCTGGCAAACGTGCCAGAAATTCTGGATCTGTGCCGAGAAACCCGCTACCGCAACCCCAATATCTTCCAGTTTGTAGGCGGCCACTCTGTATCCTTTATTGCAAAGGATGTGCTGGAGCTTTCTGAAGGTACCATTAACTGCATTCTTAAAGGTGAAGGTGACGCCACGGTTGGGCTGCTGCTGGATGCCGTGCAGAATGGTAAGGATATTCTGGAAGTGCCCGGCGTTATCACCAAGGATGGTGAAGGCCCGCCGCCTATCTTTGTAGAATCTCTGGATGAGGTGCGCCCGGCGCGTGATCTTCTGCGGCACCGCAATAAATACTTTATTGGCACGCTGGATCCGGCAGCCTCTATCGAATTTGCGCGTGGCTGCCCGTGGGATTGTACGTTCTGTTCTGCATGGACATTCTATGGTCGTTCCTACCGTACAGCCAGCCCGCAGGTGATTGCGGATGAGCTGGAGGAAATTAAGGAGCCGGGCATCTTTATCGTGGATGACGTGGCCTTCGTGCATGAAGAGCATGGCATGGCCATTGCCAACGAAATTAAGAAGCGCGGCATTAAAAAAGAATACTACCTTGAAACGCGCGCAGACGTGCTGCTGCGCAATAAGGAAGTGTTCAAGGTCTGGAGTGAAATAGGGCTCTCCTACATCTTCATCGGTATGGAAGCCGTGGATGAAGAAGGCCTGAAGCAGTTCCGTAAGCGTGTTTCTCTTGATAAAAACTTTGAAGCACTGGAATACGCGCGTTCTCTGGGGCTGATTGTTGCCATTAACATCATTGCTGATCCTTCATGGGATCGGAAGCGCTTTGAAACGGTGCGTCAGTGGTGTCTGGAAATCCCGGATATCGTGAATATTTCTGTCACCACGCCGTATCCGGGTACAGAAATTTGGCACAAGGAAGCACGCCGCCTGACCACGCGGGATTATCGTCTGTTCGATATTCAGCATGCAGTGCTGCCTACCACGTTGCCTCTGCCTGAATTTTACGAAGAACTGGTGAAAACCCAGCAGGTGCTCAACACCAAGCATATGGGTTGGGAAGCATTAAAAGACACCGCAGGTATTGCGGCACGTCTGCTACGCAATGGCCAGACCAACTTTGTAAAAATGCTCTGGAAGTTTAATTCGGTCTTTAACCCCAAACTTCAGCTGGCAGATCACCAACGCCCTGCACGGTATCTGATGCCTGTGCAGCCTGACGCTGTGACCAAGCTGAACAAGAAAGACCTGTACGTGCATGGTCCCGGTGGGCGTAAAACACGTGCGCTGGATGATGATACTGAAAAATTTGTAGATACAACCCGTATGGGTGAATGCGCAGAGGCTGACGCTGAAGCCTAA
- the ndk gene encoding nucleoside-diphosphate kinase, whose amino-acid sequence MAKERTLSIIKPDATRRNLTGKINAVFEDAGLSIVAQKRIQLSPAQAGAFYEVHKERPFYNDLVSFMISGPVVVQVLEGDNAVAKNREVMGATDPKKAEPNTIRAQFAESIEANSVHGSDSAENAANEIRFFFAETEILP is encoded by the coding sequence ATGGCTAAAGAACGTACGCTATCCATTATCAAGCCGGACGCAACCCGTCGCAACCTGACCGGCAAGATCAATGCCGTGTTTGAAGATGCAGGCCTGAGCATTGTTGCCCAGAAGCGCATCCAGCTGTCTCCGGCTCAGGCTGGCGCATTCTATGAAGTGCACAAAGAACGCCCGTTCTATAACGATCTGGTGTCCTTCATGATCTCCGGCCCGGTTGTGGTGCAGGTTCTGGAAGGTGACAACGCAGTTGCCAAGAACCGCGAAGTGATGGGCGCAACAGACCCCAAAAAGGCAGAACCCAACACCATCCGCGCTCAGTTTGCTGAAAGCATTGAAGCAAACTCCGTGCACGGTTCTGATAGTGCAGAAAACGCAGCGAACGAAATCCGCTTCTTCTTTGCGGAAACCGAAATCCTGCCCTGA
- a CDS encoding ABC-F family ATP-binding cassette domain-containing protein, giving the protein MSLLVISDLTLRMAGRTLLDQANLSIEPGRKVGLIGRNGAGKSTLLAAIAGDISPDGGEIRLSARARMARVKQEAPADGASLLDTVLAGDTERSALLAEAETATDPVRITEIHERLRAIRADSAPARAASVLAGLGFNAAAQARPVSDFSGGWRMRVSLATALFLEPDLLLLDEPTNHLDLEATLWLEDWLRRFAGAALIVSHDRGLLDSCVDAIAHLDHGKLSLTPGGYENFVRIRTEQALQQARQVEKIAAQRAHMQSFVDRFRAKATKAKQAQARLKALEKLPVIESVAEETPAHFSFPEPEQLPPPILSMSRASVGYDGKPVLSNLSLRLDMDDRIALLGANGNGKSTFAKLLAGRLEPLSGMVERNPRLKIGYFAQHQAEELRLNETPIDHMTRALPKATPPVVRAQLARFGLDAERAETAVKDLSGGEKARLLLALATRDAPQLLLLDEPTNHLDLDARDALIRALADYEGAVVLISHDPHLVELVADRLWLVGDGKITPFEGDMAEYRAWLIEHNRAANRPKQEGAAQPSRKDDRRERAEARKALAPLRKIIKDAEARLAKLALEQKKIEASLADPALYSEGKTQDLTRLNTRLAALKKEQEEVEERWLAAEAEIEEAANEA; this is encoded by the coding sequence TTGAGCCTTCTTGTCATATCCGATCTTACCCTGCGTATGGCAGGCCGCACCCTTCTGGACCAGGCAAACCTGTCTATAGAGCCAGGCCGCAAGGTGGGCCTTATCGGGCGCAACGGGGCCGGAAAATCTACCCTATTGGCTGCTATTGCGGGCGACATTTCCCCAGATGGCGGTGAAATTCGCCTATCTGCCCGCGCCCGTATGGCACGCGTAAAGCAGGAAGCCCCAGCAGATGGTGCATCGCTTCTTGATACCGTGCTGGCCGGTGATACCGAACGCAGCGCCCTTCTGGCAGAGGCCGAAACAGCGACGGACCCCGTACGCATTACAGAAATACATGAACGTCTGCGCGCGATACGTGCAGATAGCGCTCCAGCGCGCGCGGCCTCTGTTCTGGCCGGGTTGGGGTTTAATGCTGCCGCACAGGCCCGCCCTGTTTCAGACTTTTCCGGCGGCTGGCGTATGCGTGTTTCCCTCGCAACGGCCCTGTTTCTTGAGCCAGATTTGCTGCTGCTGGATGAACCAACCAACCATTTGGATCTGGAAGCTACCCTTTGGCTGGAAGATTGGCTCCGCCGATTCGCAGGGGCTGCGCTAATTGTCAGCCATGATAGAGGGCTGTTAGATTCCTGCGTGGATGCCATTGCGCATCTGGACCACGGCAAGCTCAGCCTAACACCAGGTGGATACGAAAATTTTGTGCGTATTCGCACGGAGCAGGCCTTACAGCAGGCTCGGCAGGTTGAAAAAATTGCGGCTCAGCGGGCGCATATGCAGTCCTTTGTTGATCGCTTTCGGGCCAAGGCCACCAAAGCCAAGCAGGCACAAGCCCGCCTGAAGGCTTTGGAAAAACTGCCCGTTATCGAATCCGTGGCGGAAGAAACACCCGCTCACTTTTCATTCCCAGAACCCGAGCAGCTTCCCCCTCCCATTCTGAGTATGAGCCGTGCCAGCGTAGGGTATGATGGCAAGCCTGTGCTCAGCAATCTTTCCCTCCGGTTGGATATGGATGATCGCATTGCCCTGCTTGGCGCCAACGGCAATGGTAAATCCACCTTTGCCAAGCTTCTTGCTGGCAGGCTGGAACCACTATCTGGCATGGTAGAGCGTAATCCTCGGCTTAAAATTGGGTATTTTGCCCAACACCAGGCAGAAGAACTGCGCCTGAACGAAACACCTATCGATCACATGACACGTGCCCTACCAAAAGCCACACCTCCGGTTGTGCGTGCCCAGCTTGCGCGCTTTGGGCTGGATGCAGAACGGGCTGAAACAGCGGTTAAAGACCTTTCGGGCGGAGAAAAAGCACGCTTGCTGCTGGCTTTGGCAACGCGTGATGCCCCGCAACTTCTGCTGTTGGATGAACCCACCAACCATCTGGATCTGGATGCCCGCGATGCGCTTATTCGTGCATTGGCAGACTATGAAGGCGCAGTGGTTCTGATCAGCCATGATCCTCATTTGGTTGAACTGGTAGCGGATCGCCTGTGGCTGGTGGGTGATGGCAAGATCACCCCATTTGAAGGCGATATGGCAGAATATCGTGCATGGTTGATCGAGCATAACCGCGCGGCAAACCGCCCCAAACAAGAGGGGGCAGCCCAGCCCAGCCGCAAGGATGACCGGCGTGAGCGTGCAGAAGCCCGCAAAGCCTTGGCACCATTGCGCAAGATTATAAAAGACGCCGAAGCACGCCTTGCCAAACTGGCGCTGGAGCAAAAGAAAATTGAAGCCAGTTTGGCTGACCCTGCGCTGTATAGTGAAGGAAAAACACAAGATCTTACGCGCCTGAACACACGCCTTGCTGCCCTTAAAAAAGAGCAGGAAGAAGTAGAAGAACGCTGGCTGGCGGCCGAAGCTGAAATAGAAGAAGCGGCTAACGAAGCATGA
- a CDS encoding AI-2E family transporter, producing the protein MPSDTPSSPAAPLSGGPYEGKPHSADWLQSISRILRMTFSGAIIALVVWLMGDVLMVVFAAVLCAVVLHGLSKILVRHLRLPYGWALSAVICGLIGSAVFLVWNSGPAMISEALRLQDALRQQETALRSTLQSTPTGQMILNYLPASLGGHQAGGGDTSSLASLGSRIAGSMTGILGSAFGTIGTLLVVLIAGLYFAMSPAVYANGFLRLVPVSKRPKVRDLLLRAGQTLWAWVAGQSLDMLVVGTLSGLGLWFIGVPLALALGVLAGLCNFIPYIGAIMGAVPALLLALSLGTRETIMVAVLYSVIQFLEGNVLTPVIQRHAVQMPPALTVLSQTLFGAILGFPGLIFASPLTAVLMATLDGLTPKLDEKDQI; encoded by the coding sequence ATGCCTTCAGATACCCCTTCTTCTCCTGCCGCTCCTCTTTCTGGCGGGCCGTATGAAGGCAAGCCGCACTCTGCGGATTGGTTGCAATCTATCTCCAGAATTCTGCGTATGACCTTCAGCGGCGCTATTATTGCGCTGGTGGTGTGGTTAATGGGCGATGTGCTGATGGTGGTGTTTGCAGCAGTGCTTTGCGCTGTGGTGCTGCATGGGCTGTCTAAAATTCTGGTGCGTCATCTTCGGCTGCCATATGGGTGGGCACTGAGTGCAGTTATCTGCGGATTAATTGGAAGCGCTGTCTTTTTGGTCTGGAACAGCGGGCCAGCCATGATCAGCGAAGCCCTGCGCCTGCAAGATGCCTTGCGCCAGCAGGAAACCGCACTGCGTAGCACCTTGCAAAGTACACCCACAGGACAGATGATTCTGAATTATCTTCCGGCTTCTCTGGGTGGTCATCAGGCAGGTGGTGGAGATACCAGCAGCCTTGCTTCTCTTGGCTCACGCATTGCCGGATCCATGACTGGTATTCTGGGGTCTGCTTTTGGGACTATTGGCACATTGCTGGTTGTGCTGATTGCCGGGTTGTATTTTGCCATGTCCCCCGCAGTTTACGCCAATGGCTTCCTGCGGTTGGTGCCTGTTTCTAAACGCCCCAAAGTGCGTGATCTTCTACTACGGGCTGGGCAGACACTTTGGGCGTGGGTTGCCGGGCAATCCTTAGACATGCTGGTGGTTGGCACGCTTTCTGGCCTTGGCCTGTGGTTTATTGGCGTACCTTTGGCGCTTGCACTGGGTGTGCTTGCCGGGCTGTGTAACTTTATCCCGTATATTGGCGCCATTATGGGGGCCGTTCCTGCGTTGTTGCTGGCACTTTCTCTTGGCACACGGGAAACCATTATGGTGGCTGTACTTTATAGCGTGATCCAGTTTCTAGAAGGTAATGTGCTGACCCCGGTTATTCAGCGCCATGCCGTGCAAATGCCCCCTGCTCTTACAGTTTTGTCACAGACCCTGTTTGGCGCCATCTTGGGTTTTCCGGGCCTAATTTTTGCCTCTCCGCTTACGGCTGTGTTGATGGCAACATTGGATGGCCTTACCCCCAAGCTGGATGAAAAAGACCAGATTTGA
- a CDS encoding response regulator transcription factor: MRVLLVEDDQTVRNFVAKGLAEAGHLVEQAEDGKTGLSLAASEKFDVIILDRMLPGGVEGLHILQTLRNQNNLTPVLLLSALADVDEKVAGLKAGGDDYVTKPFSFSELQARLEALVRRNRNEAQPQTRLAIGDLEIDLLSRNVRRAGQKVELQPREFRLLEFLMRHAGQVVTRTMLLEGVWDYHFDPQTNVIDVHISRLRQKIDKPFQHALVHTIRNAGYMLQE; the protein is encoded by the coding sequence ATGCGCGTTCTTCTTGTTGAAGACGATCAAACAGTTCGCAATTTTGTAGCCAAAGGCCTGGCAGAAGCTGGGCATTTGGTTGAGCAGGCTGAAGATGGCAAAACCGGGTTATCTCTCGCTGCCAGCGAAAAGTTTGATGTCATCATTCTAGATCGCATGTTGCCAGGCGGTGTAGAGGGCCTTCATATCCTACAAACATTGCGAAATCAAAATAACCTAACCCCCGTACTGCTGCTTTCCGCCTTAGCCGATGTGGATGAAAAAGTGGCCGGACTAAAAGCGGGTGGGGATGATTACGTTACAAAGCCCTTCTCGTTTTCCGAGCTTCAAGCGCGTCTGGAAGCATTGGTGCGCCGTAACAGAAATGAGGCTCAACCCCAGACGCGCCTGGCCATTGGAGATCTGGAAATAGATCTGCTCTCACGCAATGTACGGCGCGCAGGCCAGAAGGTTGAATTGCAACCGCGTGAATTCCGCCTATTGGAATTTTTAATGCGCCATGCCGGTCAGGTTGTTACGCGCACCATGCTGCTTGAAGGCGTGTGGGATTATCATTTTGACCCCCAGACAAACGTAATTGACGTGCATATTTCCCGCCTGCGCCAGAAAATAGACAAGCCGTTCCAGCACGCGCTGGTTCATACCATCCGTAATGCGGGGTATATGCTACAAGAATAA
- a CDS encoding HAMP domain-containing sensor histidine kinase — translation MFQRIIRLIHKTTAAITQGDLSQRIPLSSNKDEEDNVASAINTMLDSASQQMEDVRQTSNAIAHDLRAPIARARSQLEDAALHARTEAELRAAIERAVEHLDAVTSIGDALLRIAQIEAGTRRSAFTQFDIVPALQDILELYAAVAEDRGVAIQATLSEELPFYGDRAMFQQAIANVLDNAIKFSPSGGSITCSAQLIPPSLHSENDGTIELTIADNGMGMTPEDMLHATKRFFRAEQTRHISGSGLGLSVVQAIVQLHGGQLHLANNNPGLIVRIEAPLPSKTISKIAEING, via the coding sequence ATGTTTCAACGTATTATTCGTCTCATTCACAAAACCACTGCAGCTATCACTCAAGGCGATCTTTCCCAACGTATCCCACTCTCTAGCAACAAAGATGAAGAAGATAATGTTGCCTCCGCCATAAATACCATGTTGGATAGCGCCAGCCAGCAGATGGAGGATGTGAGGCAAACTTCCAACGCCATTGCGCATGATCTGCGTGCCCCTATCGCACGCGCACGCTCTCAACTGGAAGATGCTGCCCTACATGCACGCACTGAGGCTGAACTTCGGGCAGCCATTGAGCGTGCGGTTGAGCATCTGGATGCTGTTACCAGCATTGGTGACGCACTGTTACGTATTGCGCAGATAGAAGCCGGTACCCGCCGCTCTGCTTTTACCCAGTTTGATATAGTGCCTGCCCTACAGGATATTTTAGAGCTTTACGCCGCCGTTGCAGAAGATCGCGGGGTAGCAATCCAAGCTACTTTGTCCGAAGAACTTCCTTTTTATGGTGATCGCGCCATGTTCCAGCAGGCTATTGCCAATGTGCTGGATAATGCCATTAAATTTTCTCCGTCAGGAGGCAGCATTACCTGCTCTGCCCAGCTTATTCCGCCCTCACTTCATTCAGAAAATGACGGCACTATAGAACTCACCATAGCTGACAACGGCATGGGCATGACACCAGAAGACATGCTGCATGCCACAAAACGTTTCTTTCGGGCTGAACAGACACGCCATATTTCCGGCTCAGGCCTTGGGCTTTCTGTTGTGCAGGCTATTGTGCAGCTTCATGGGGGGCAACTGCACCTCGCCAACAACAATCCCGGCTTGATTGTGCGTATTGAAGCCCCGTTGCCCAGCAAGACAATCAGTAAGATTGCGGAAATTAACGGTTAA